From Agromyces sp. SYSU T00194, a single genomic window includes:
- a CDS encoding prepilin peptidase encodes MPDAITPQVDGWLFVICVGLAGALIGGLLLAPWASRNRIGGTDEEDDTSGTGLRVVASPHSMPTWYRPVATLAGLLAFGALAWAYGPSWLLPGLLAFAAAGIAMSLVDLEEQRLPNRMLLPSMAAVATLLVLAATVNGTWWSLLGALAGGAAMFALYFLVAIVAPGGMGFGDVKLAAMIGLVLGCLGWVFWAAGLVIAFFIGGVIAVVAILLRMVTLRGHVPFGPSMVAGAVIAASLPLLAEI; translated from the coding sequence ATGCCGGATGCGATCACTCCCCAAGTGGACGGATGGCTGTTCGTCATCTGCGTGGGTCTGGCCGGCGCCTTGATCGGAGGGTTGCTGCTGGCCCCTTGGGCGTCACGCAACCGGATCGGCGGCACGGACGAGGAGGACGATACTTCCGGCACGGGCCTCCGGGTCGTGGCGAGCCCGCATTCCATGCCGACGTGGTACCGACCGGTCGCGACGCTGGCCGGCCTCCTCGCATTCGGTGCGCTGGCCTGGGCGTACGGGCCGTCGTGGCTGCTCCCCGGGCTCCTCGCGTTCGCCGCGGCGGGGATCGCCATGTCGTTGGTCGATCTCGAGGAACAGCGCCTGCCCAACCGCATGCTCCTCCCCTCGATGGCAGCGGTGGCGACGTTGCTGGTGCTCGCGGCCACCGTGAATGGAACATGGTGGTCCCTGCTCGGTGCACTGGCAGGTGGTGCGGCGATGTTCGCGCTGTACTTCCTCGTCGCGATCGTCGCCCCCGGGGGGATGGGATTCGGGGACGTGAAGCTCGCCGCCATGATCGGGTTGGTGCTGGGGTGTCTCGGCTGGGTGTTCTGGGCCGCGGGACTCGTCATCGCGTTCTTCATCGGCGGCGTGATCGCGGTGGTGGCGATCCTCCTGCGCATGGTCACGCTGCGTGGTCACGTACCGTTCGGCCCGTCGATGGTCGCCGGGGCCGTCATTGCTGCGTCCCTGCCCCTGCTCGCCGAAATCTGA
- a CDS encoding Flp family type IVb pilin — MLMFLTHLKALANSVRSEERGATAVEYALVLGLVAIALVVAALALTPILSDFVAEIGTWMDAQGVQ, encoded by the coding sequence ATGCTCATGTTTCTGACCCACCTGAAGGCCCTTGCCAACTCCGTCCGCTCGGAGGAGCGCGGTGCGACCGCCGTCGAGTACGCGCTGGTGCTGGGCCTCGTGGCGATCGCCCTCGTCGTCGCGGCGCTCGCGCTGACGCCGATCCTGAGCGACTTCGTCGCGGAGATCGGCACCTGGATGGACGCGCAGGGCGTCCAGTAG
- a CDS encoding TadE/TadG family type IV pilus assembly protein: MIKRRAARSSERGAAAVELAMTFPIVVIILIVIIEFARLWSMQATISDAARISARYASIHSEDATVVADAQAEATAVPGLVDWSTATVGVTVDCDGTGSALSVISVDPGSITTWFANAIGSSFSLTATGEMPCGG; the protein is encoded by the coding sequence GTGATCAAGCGAAGAGCAGCTCGATCGAGCGAACGCGGTGCCGCCGCGGTGGAACTCGCGATGACGTTCCCGATCGTGGTCATCATCCTCATCGTCATCATCGAGTTCGCTCGGCTATGGAGCATGCAGGCGACCATCTCCGATGCTGCCCGGATATCCGCGCGCTACGCCTCCATCCACTCGGAGGACGCCACCGTGGTCGCCGATGCACAGGCGGAGGCGACCGCCGTCCCCGGGCTGGTCGACTGGTCGACCGCTACGGTGGGCGTGACCGTCGATTGCGACGGTACCGGCTCAGCACTATCCGTCATCAGCGTGGACCCCGGTTCGATCACGACGTGGTTCGCGAATGCGATCGGTTCGTCCTTCTCACTCACGGCGACAGGAGAGATGCCATGCGGTGGTTGA
- a CDS encoding Tad domain-containing protein, with product MRWLKARLHDLRRERGANAVLIALLFVPLMGAGAIAVDVGALHAERAQLQHGADAAALAIAKSCGASEAVCSVDGPGIAESFVDGNAGTPVDGTATIDTINYSQNFVRVSASGEFPHLLAGFLFGGGAGTTTVSAGAASLWGSPIKGGTIPLAVAECELTRNFDPGTEETGDPFILMLIGPGNGAKNPEECGPNYPGGFGWLEGDDIDGDGSPDCVVEVEVGVPEQGVPGSSDTKAGGCPDDYLADVIGQTVLVPIYDSFTPDATGNHGSYNIARFAAFEVTGYHIASGSCQAPGQKTGNSCYLPGESNSPGFAGGEFGLQGYFVRYVEIGEDFELGDSGTPDGGLTVIRLLDYDDPIN from the coding sequence ATGCGGTGGTTGAAAGCCCGGCTCCACGACCTGCGACGTGAGCGAGGTGCGAACGCGGTGCTCATCGCGCTGCTGTTCGTGCCGCTGATGGGTGCGGGAGCGATCGCGGTCGACGTCGGTGCGCTGCACGCGGAGCGAGCGCAGCTCCAGCATGGTGCGGACGCGGCGGCGCTGGCGATCGCGAAGTCATGCGGAGCGAGCGAGGCCGTGTGCTCGGTCGACGGGCCGGGCATCGCGGAGTCATTCGTGGACGGCAACGCCGGCACGCCGGTCGATGGCACGGCCACCATCGACACCATCAACTACTCGCAGAACTTCGTCCGCGTCTCCGCGTCGGGCGAGTTCCCGCACCTGCTCGCCGGCTTCCTCTTCGGGGGCGGCGCGGGCACTACGACCGTCAGTGCCGGTGCGGCGTCCCTCTGGGGCTCGCCGATCAAGGGTGGGACGATTCCGCTTGCGGTCGCCGAGTGCGAACTGACGCGCAACTTCGATCCCGGCACCGAGGAGACCGGCGATCCGTTCATCCTGATGCTCATCGGACCCGGCAACGGCGCGAAGAACCCGGAGGAATGCGGGCCGAACTACCCGGGCGGATTCGGGTGGCTCGAGGGTGACGACATCGACGGCGACGGGTCGCCGGACTGCGTCGTCGAGGTCGAGGTGGGCGTGCCGGAGCAGGGCGTGCCCGGCAGCTCGGACACGAAGGCGGGCGGCTGCCCCGACGACTACCTTGCCGACGTGATCGGCCAGACCGTGCTCGTTCCCATCTACGACTCGTTCACGCCCGACGCCACCGGCAACCATGGCAGCTACAACATCGCACGCTTCGCCGCCTTCGAGGTGACCGGCTACCACATCGCGAGCGGCAGCTGCCAGGCACCCGGCCAGAAGACCGGCAACAGCTGCTACCTGCCTGGCGAGTCGAACTCGCCGGGGTTCGCCGGCGGTGAGTTCGGGCTGCAGGGGTACTTCGTCCGCTACGTCGAGATCGGCGAGGACTTCGAGCTCGGCGACTCCGGCACTCCCGACGGCGGGCTGACGGTGATCCGGCTGCTCGACTACGACGACCCGATCAACTAG
- a CDS encoding RcpC/CpaB family pilus assembly protein, which translates to MRIRIIGAIAAIVLAAAGAFLVVNYVNGADERAAAGAELVDVYVVEEDVPRGTSGEAIADFVVERRITANAVQPGVVEDLAELAGLVTTTDLLIGEQLVEGRFASPLEVAASGDVPLPDGAQEVTIALSVDRVAGGTVRPGSTVGVVGTVEQETEQPDGTIETESTTQFVYHKMLVTRIQGGTALVSEDSESTGDGATTIMVTFAATTPQVERLVWAAEGNAGIWLTLEPESASESGSSQVTGENFWE; encoded by the coding sequence ATGAGAATCCGTATCATCGGCGCGATCGCCGCCATCGTACTCGCCGCCGCCGGCGCCTTCCTCGTCGTGAACTACGTGAACGGCGCCGATGAGCGCGCCGCAGCCGGTGCCGAGTTGGTCGATGTCTACGTCGTCGAGGAGGACGTCCCGCGCGGCACCAGCGGGGAGGCGATCGCCGACTTCGTCGTGGAGCGGCGGATCACTGCCAACGCCGTCCAGCCGGGCGTCGTCGAGGACCTCGCCGAGCTCGCGGGACTGGTGACGACGACGGACCTGCTCATCGGCGAGCAGCTGGTCGAGGGCCGGTTCGCGTCGCCGCTCGAAGTCGCGGCGTCCGGTGACGTCCCGCTTCCCGACGGTGCGCAGGAGGTCACGATCGCGCTCTCGGTGGATCGCGTCGCGGGAGGCACGGTTCGGCCGGGCAGCACCGTGGGTGTCGTCGGGACGGTCGAGCAGGAGACGGAGCAGCCGGACGGAACGATCGAGACCGAGTCGACCACGCAGTTCGTCTATCACAAGATGCTCGTGACCCGCATTCAGGGAGGGACGGCCCTCGTCAGCGAGGACTCCGAGTCGACCGGTGACGGAGCCACCACGATCATGGTGACGTTCGCGGCCACGACTCCGCAGGTCGAACGCCTGGTGTGGGCTGCCGAGGGCAACGCGGGAATCTGGCTGACGCTCGAGCCCGAGAGCGCGAGCGAGTCGGGTTCGAGCCAGGTGACTGGGGAAAACTTCTGGGAGTGA
- a CDS encoding AAA family ATPase gives MSRYTLVSRSAEYETRLRRLFRARVTPVPGEYLAFGAQQVVAQMTSAPRIVLLGPLLSFDETKSVAAELSERYPGIGIVVVREQRSDLEDWIDAMDIHAVLSPDASDQTITSLIERLDDWLVAYGRLPAAPAEVDDEDDSTETADTSFLMVAEQQAEPEPEPEPEPPAEEAEPEEEWILPPPLEEGVRSEIIVVTAPKGGQGKTTTSINLAVGLAEVHPNSVVLVDADLQFGDIANALSLTPRTALADLIASMSDELALKTQLTRHEDDFFVAAAPDSPELADEVSPQNLGALIQNLSTQFRYVVVDTSPGLGEHTLAAIEQSTDAVFVTNMTVPSLRALRKELKLLVDIELLPSNRHVVLNFVDKKSGITVGDAEHIIGADIGTVVPRSGAVVFASNQGEPLIHFDVRDPAAGALRELVQKIEPSAVPTRRRIHRKSRAS, from the coding sequence GTGAGCAGATACACGCTGGTCAGTCGAAGCGCGGAGTACGAGACCCGACTCCGTCGCCTCTTCCGAGCGCGCGTCACCCCGGTTCCGGGGGAGTACCTCGCGTTCGGTGCGCAGCAGGTCGTCGCGCAGATGACCAGCGCGCCGCGCATCGTGCTGCTCGGACCACTCCTGAGCTTCGATGAGACGAAGTCCGTCGCCGCCGAGTTGTCGGAGCGCTACCCCGGGATCGGCATCGTCGTGGTGCGCGAACAGCGGAGCGACCTCGAGGACTGGATCGACGCGATGGACATCCACGCGGTGCTCAGCCCCGATGCGTCCGACCAGACGATCACGAGCCTGATCGAGCGCCTCGACGATTGGCTGGTCGCGTATGGGCGGCTCCCGGCCGCACCGGCGGAAGTCGACGACGAGGACGACTCGACCGAGACCGCGGACACCTCGTTCCTGATGGTCGCGGAGCAGCAGGCCGAGCCCGAGCCGGAACCCGAGCCCGAGCCGCCCGCGGAGGAAGCCGAGCCCGAAGAGGAGTGGATCCTCCCGCCGCCGCTCGAGGAGGGCGTGCGGAGCGAGATCATCGTCGTGACGGCGCCCAAGGGCGGCCAGGGGAAGACGACGACCTCGATCAACCTCGCTGTCGGCCTGGCGGAGGTGCATCCGAACTCGGTGGTGCTCGTCGACGCCGACCTGCAGTTCGGCGACATCGCGAATGCACTCTCGCTCACGCCGCGCACCGCGCTCGCCGACCTGATCGCGTCGATGAGCGATGAGCTCGCACTGAAGACCCAGCTCACGCGCCACGAGGACGATTTCTTCGTCGCCGCGGCCCCGGACTCTCCCGAACTCGCAGACGAAGTCTCGCCGCAGAACCTCGGCGCGCTCATCCAGAACCTCTCCACGCAGTTCCGCTACGTGGTCGTGGACACGAGTCCCGGCCTCGGCGAGCACACCCTCGCCGCCATCGAACAATCGACGGACGCCGTCTTCGTCACCAACATGACCGTGCCGAGCCTCCGAGCGCTCCGCAAGGAACTCAAGCTGCTCGTCGACATCGAGTTGCTGCCGTCGAACCGCCACGTGGTCCTGAACTTCGTGGATAAGAAGAGCGGGATCACGGTGGGTGATGCAGAGCACATCATCGGCGCTGACATCGGCACCGTGGTGCCGCGGTCGGGCGCCGTGGTGTTCGCGAGCAACCAGGGCGAGCCGCTGATCCACTTCGACGTGCGCGACCCCGCAGCGGGTGCGCTTCGCGAGCTGGTCCAGAAGATCGAGCCGTCCGCCGTCCCGACCAGGCGACGAATCCACAGGAAGTCGAGAGCATCATGA
- a CDS encoding CpaF family protein encodes MRLSDRLERARGAHAAGEPEVEPAEALAPLAPAGAVSDAPVDESAPAAALPSPLEHDEPVPSPGADGDSPEHSSTWEAIAGEEHHERRDSAQDALAELKERAAQELFRRIGARLNDSSLSEQQLHALAREELTRIVGAEQVALTTVERNRLIQEIGADVLGFGPLEPMLDDPEITEIMVNRRDQVFVERNGRLYESRQVFTSEGQLRRVIERIVSRVGRRIDESSPLVDARLEDGSRVNAVIPPLAVDGSSLTIRKFAKTPLTVEDLVRFDTMSSQMVELLRAAVRGRLTILVSGGTGTGKTTLLNVLSHFISNDERIITIEDAVELQLQQDHVVRLESRPPNIEGRGEVTIRDLVRNSLRMRPDRIVIGEVRGAEALDMLQAMNTGHEGSISTIHANSPRDALSRLETLVLMAGMDLPLRAIREQIASAIDIVVQIGRLRDGTRRVVSVTEVQGMEGDIITLEDAFKFDYAAGVDENGRFLGHAVATGVRPRFVDHLADYGITVPNSMFMAQAPRMGDRL; translated from the coding sequence ATGAGACTGAGTGATCGACTGGAGCGCGCCCGTGGTGCGCATGCGGCAGGCGAGCCCGAGGTCGAGCCCGCCGAGGCGCTGGCGCCGCTCGCACCGGCGGGCGCTGTGAGCGACGCGCCCGTCGACGAGTCCGCGCCCGCTGCGGCGCTCCCCTCGCCGCTCGAGCACGACGAGCCGGTGCCGTCTCCCGGTGCCGACGGCGATTCGCCCGAGCACTCCTCCACGTGGGAGGCGATCGCCGGCGAGGAGCACCACGAACGTCGGGACAGCGCCCAGGACGCGCTCGCCGAGCTCAAGGAGCGCGCGGCCCAGGAGCTGTTCCGACGGATCGGTGCGCGCCTGAACGATTCGAGCCTCTCCGAGCAGCAGCTCCACGCCCTCGCACGCGAGGAGCTCACCCGGATCGTCGGGGCTGAGCAGGTCGCCCTGACCACGGTGGAGCGCAACCGGTTGATCCAGGAGATCGGTGCGGACGTGCTCGGGTTCGGACCGCTCGAGCCGATGCTCGACGACCCGGAGATCACCGAGATCATGGTGAACCGCCGCGACCAGGTGTTCGTCGAGCGGAACGGTCGCCTCTACGAGTCGCGCCAGGTCTTCACGAGCGAGGGCCAGCTGCGACGCGTGATCGAGCGCATCGTGTCGCGCGTCGGACGTCGCATCGACGAGTCGTCGCCGCTTGTGGACGCCCGCCTCGAAGACGGTTCACGTGTCAACGCCGTCATCCCGCCGCTCGCGGTCGACGGCTCCTCGCTGACGATTCGAAAGTTCGCGAAGACGCCGCTGACCGTCGAGGACCTCGTACGCTTCGACACGATGTCGAGCCAGATGGTCGAGCTCCTGCGCGCGGCAGTGCGCGGCAGGCTGACGATCCTCGTCTCGGGCGGTACCGGCACCGGTAAGACCACCCTCCTGAACGTGCTGTCGCACTTCATCTCGAATGACGAGCGCATCATCACCATCGAGGATGCGGTCGAACTCCAGCTGCAGCAGGATCACGTCGTTCGGCTCGAGTCCCGCCCGCCCAATATCGAGGGCCGCGGCGAGGTAACGATCCGCGACCTCGTACGGAACTCGCTGCGCATGCGCCCCGACCGCATCGTCATCGGCGAGGTGCGTGGGGCCGAGGCGCTCGACATGCTGCAGGCGATGAACACCGGTCACGAGGGCTCGATCTCGACGATCCACGCGAACTCGCCCCGAGACGCGCTCTCGCGTCTCGAGACCCTGGTGCTCATGGCGGGCATGGACCTGCCGCTCCGAGCGATCCGCGAGCAGATCGCCTCGGCGATCGACATCGTGGTCCAGATCGGCCGCCTCCGCGACGGCACGCGTCGCGTCGTGAGCGTCACCGAGGTCCAGGGGATGGAAGGCGACATCATCACGCTCGAGGATGCCTTCAAGTTCGACTACGCTGCGGGCGTCGACGAGAACGGCCGGTTCCTGGGGCATGCCGTCGCCACCGGCGTGCGTCCGCGATTCGTCGACCACCTGGCGGACTACGGCATCACGGTGCCGAACTCGATGTTCATGGCCCAGGCGCCGCGTATGGGTGATCGTCTGTGA
- a CDS encoding type II secretion system F family protein, with protein sequence MTPAFLLLGTLLVLFALLALVLFVIAPPAPRVSLERRLAPGEQHVSSLSKATDRTVAGIETILQRRRAGMFSEEVLELAGVRMQPSAFLLMVFSFSMVLAALGVLLGLGSIAALLFAILFGLMGPLLAKLWLSLRTSRRRAKFADQLDDTLQLLAGNLRAGHGLTQAMSSVARDADSPTSEEFSRVVNETRLGRDLNIALEATSARMQSDDFDWVTQAIAINRETGGNLAETLLRASATIRERNQIKRQVSALSAEGRLSAVVLVLLPIGVFGFLAITSPGYVAPFVQSVFGIAALVLAVLLLIAGTVWMIFAVRVKF encoded by the coding sequence GTGACTCCCGCGTTCCTGCTCCTCGGGACGCTGCTCGTCCTCTTCGCCCTCCTGGCGCTCGTGCTGTTCGTCATCGCCCCGCCCGCGCCGCGAGTGTCCCTCGAACGCCGGCTGGCTCCCGGCGAACAGCATGTCTCCTCGCTGTCGAAGGCCACCGACCGCACCGTGGCGGGGATCGAGACGATCCTGCAGCGACGGCGTGCCGGGATGTTCAGCGAGGAGGTCCTCGAGCTGGCCGGCGTGCGCATGCAGCCGTCCGCCTTCCTGCTGATGGTCTTCTCGTTCTCGATGGTGCTCGCGGCGCTCGGGGTGCTGCTCGGCCTCGGATCGATCGCCGCCCTGCTGTTCGCGATCCTGTTCGGGCTCATGGGCCCGCTTCTTGCGAAGCTGTGGCTGTCGCTGCGCACGTCGCGGCGCCGTGCGAAGTTCGCCGACCAGCTGGACGACACCCTCCAGCTGCTCGCCGGCAACCTCCGTGCCGGTCACGGGCTCACCCAGGCCATGTCCTCCGTCGCCCGGGACGCGGACTCGCCGACCTCGGAGGAGTTCTCCCGGGTGGTGAACGAGACCCGCCTGGGTCGCGACCTGAACATCGCGCTGGAGGCGACGAGCGCCCGCATGCAGTCGGACGACTTCGACTGGGTCACGCAGGCGATCGCGATCAACCGCGAGACCGGTGGAAACCTGGCCGAGACGTTGCTGCGCGCGTCGGCGACGATCCGTGAGCGCAACCAGATCAAGCGCCAGGTCTCGGCACTCAGCGCGGAGGGACGTCTCTCCGCAGTCGTGCTGGTGCTGCTCCCGATCGGCGTGTTCGGGTTCCTCGCGATCACGAGCCCGGGCTACGTGGCTCCGTTCGTCCAGTCGGTGTTCGGGATCGCGGCCCTCGTCCTCGCAGTCCTCCTGTTGATCGCCGGAACGGTCTGGATGATCTTCGCGGTGAGGGTGAAGTTCTAG